The proteins below are encoded in one region of Rhinolophus sinicus isolate RSC01 linkage group LG07, ASM3656204v1, whole genome shotgun sequence:
- the DDX21 gene encoding nucleolar RNA helicase 2, with protein MPGKLLSDADLESDTAMGKMEIPRKQNEKKGRKKAKSEEAAEEIEEVVSPKAKKVKKKAEPSEVDMISPKSKKAKKKEEPSQDDIISPEPKRVKKPKEPTEKKVIASKTKKAIKNDEPSEEELSAPKPKKMKKEKEMNGELGEKSPKLKNGISHSGPDSNANEAASEESNSELEQEIPVEQKEGAFSNFPISEETIKLLKARGVTFLFPIQAKTFYHVYGGKDLIAQARTGTGKTFSFAIPLIEKLLGEMQDRRRGRAPQVLVLTPTRELANQVSRDFSDITKKLAVACFYGGTPYGGQIERMRNGIDILVGTPGRIKDHLQNGKLDLTKLKHVVLDEVDQMLDMGFADQVEEILSVAYKKDSEDNPQTLLFSATCPHWVYNVAKKYMKSTYEQVDLIGKKTQKTAITVEHLAIKCHWTQRAAVIGDVIRVYSGFQGRTIIFCETKKEAQELSQDTSIKQEAQSLHGDIPQKQREITLKGFRNGNFGVMVATNVAARGLDIPEVDLVIQSSPPKDVESYIHRSGRTGRAGRTGICICFYQHKEEYQLAQVEQKAGIKFKRIGVPSATEIIKASSKDAVRLLDSVPPTAISHFKQSAEKLIEEKGAVEALAAALAHISGATSVDQRSLINSEAGFVTMILRCSIEMPNISYAWKELKEQLGEDFDSKVKGMVFLKGKQGVCFDVPTAAVTEVQEKWHDSRRWQLSVATEQPELEGPPEGYRSFRGQRDGNRGFRGQRGGNRSFRGQREGNRNFRGQRSGGGNRSNNRFQNKGQKRSFNKAFG; from the exons ATGCCTGGGAAACTCCTTAGTGACGCGGATTTGGAATCAGACACGGCCATGGGGAAAATGGAGATACCGCGAAAGCAAAATGAGAAG aaaggtagaaaaaaggcaaaatctGAAGAGGCAgcagaagaaatagaagaagtTGTTTCCCCCAAAgctaaaaaagttaaaaagaaagcagagcctTCTGAAGTTGACATGATTTCTCCTAAAtccaaaaaggcaaaaaagaaagaggagccATCTCAAGATGACATCATTTCTCCTGAACCCAAACGTGTAAAAAAACCAAAGGAGCCCACTGAAAAGAAAGTTATTGCTTCTAAAAccaaaaaagcaataaaaaatgatgagCCTTCTGAAGAAGAATTATCTGCGCCTAAGCCcaagaagatgaagaaagaaaaggaaatgaatggagAACTTGGAGAGAAAAGCCCCAAACTGAAGAATGGGATCTCTCATTCTGGACCTGATTCCAACGCCAATGAAGCTGCCAGTGAAGAAAGTAACAGTGAGTTAGAGCAG GAAATACCTGTGGAACAAAAAGAAGGAGCTTTCTCTAATTTCCCCATATCTGAAGAGACTATTAAACTTCTCAAAG CCCGTGGAGTGACCTTCCTATTTCCTATACAAGCAAAAACATTTTACCATGTCTACGGTGGAAAGGATTTAATTGCACAGGCACGGACAGGAACTGGGAAGACATTCTCCTTTGCTATCCCTTTGATTGAGAAACTTCTGGGAGAAATGCAAGACCGGAGGAGAGGCCGTGCCCCTCAG gtACTGGTTCTTACGCCCACAAGGGAGTTGGCAAATCAAGTAAGCAGAGACTTCAGTGACATCACAAAAAAGTTGGCAGTGGCTTGTTTTTATGGTGGAACTCCCTATGGAGGTCAAA TTGAACGCATGCGGAACGGGATCGACATCCTGGTTGGGACACCAGGTCGTATCAAAGACCACCTGCAGAATGGCAAGCTAGATCTCACCAAACTGAAGCATGTTGTCCTGGATGAAGTTGACCAGATGTTGGATATGGGCTTTGCTGATCAAGTGGAAGAGATTTTAAGTGTGGCATACAAGAAAG atTCAGAAGACAATCCCCAAACATTGCTTTTTTCTGCAACTTGCCCTCATTGGGTTTATAATGTTGCTAAGAAATACATGAAATCTACATATGAACAGGTGGACCTAATTGGGAAAAAGACTCAGAAAACGGCAATAACTGTGGAG CATCTGGCTATCAAGTGCCACTGGACCCAGAGAGCAGCAGTTATTGGGGACGTGATCCGAGTGTACAGTGGTTTTCAAGGGCGCACTATCATCTTCTGTGAAACCAAGAAAGAAGCCCAGGAGTTGTCTCAGGATACGTCCATAAAGCAG GAAGCCCAGTCATTACATGGAGACATTCCGCAGAAGCAAAGGGAAATCACCCTGAAAGGCTTTAGAAATGGTAATTTTGGAGTGATGGTGGCAACCAATGTTGCTGCGCGAGGGTTAGACATCCCTGAGGTTGACCTCGTTATACAAAGTTCTCCTCCAAAG GATGTGGAATCCTACATTCATCGTTCTGGGCGAACGGGCAGAGCTGGAAGGACAGGGATTTGCATCTGCTTTTATCAGCACAAGGAAGAGTATCAGTTAGCGCAAGTGGAGCAAAAGGCG GGAATTAAATTTAAACGAATCGGTGTTCCTTCTGCAACAGAGATAATAAAAGCTTCCAGCAAAGATGCAGTCAG GCTTTTGGATTCTGTACCTCCCACTGCCATTAGTCACTTTAAACAGTCAGCTGAGAAGCTGATAGAGGAGAAGGGGGCTGTGGAAGCCCTGGCAGCAGCACTGGCCCATATTTCAGGGGCCACATCAGTGGACCAGCGCTCCTTGATCAACTCAGAGGCG GGCTTTGTGACCATGATCTTGCGGTGTTCAATTGAAATGCCAAACATTAGTTATGCTTGGAAAGAACTTAAGGAGCAACTGGGTGAGGATTTCGATTCCAAAGTGAAGGGAATGGTCTTTCTCAAAGGAAAGCAG gGTGTTTGCTTTGATGTCCCTACTGCAGCAGTAACAGAAGTACAG GAAAAATGGCATGATTCACGGCGCTGGCAGCTCTCAGTGGCCACGGAGCAACCAGAGCTGGAAGGACCCCCAGAAGGCTACCGAAGCTTCAGAGGACAGCGGGACGGCAATCGAGGATTTAGGGGACAGCggggaggaaacagaagcttCAGGGGACAGCGGGAAGGAAATAGAAACTTCAGAGGACAACGATCAGGAGGTGGCAACAGAAGTAACAACAGATTCCAAAACAAAGGCCAGAAGCGGAGTTTCAATAAAGCATTTGGTTAG